A genomic window from Bradyrhizobium lupini includes:
- a CDS encoding ABC transporter substrate-binding protein, whose translation MVRHLPTLSIAMSVTSLALLLAQPAAAETVTLGIGTQDTTTNTVTAGVVIRQLHLLEKYLPKDGKYANIKFELEWQNFTSGPPVTNAMMANKLQIGMMGDYPLIVNGFTFDSNPESKSRLIGIAAYSLSGSGNGIVVHKDSPYYDLADLKGKLVSVPFGSAAHGMVLKAMQDRGYASDFFQLVSQSPEVGSTNLQEKKIDAHADFVPFAELLPFRGFARKIFDGVETNLPTFHGIVVRTDFAEKYPEVVVAYFKAVIAANQWLRDDPKLAAEKIQEWTGISKEVVYIFLGPSGNMTTDPSIKPALIDAATADVKVLQNLGRMKEFDPKKWVDDSYIRKAYAEMKLDYDAQLASTKNYEISGDDSFCKKPIADPRKAGEVWVDDSGIVPFSSASCTLGAYADYKAKGKKINVAYVFDTTRGIKLFADQAFFAVGNGEVAPFLLKKDAEAYAAKISGKVLGFDDAVKAAVGGGKT comes from the coding sequence ATGGTCCGCCATCTTCCCACGCTCTCGATCGCGATGTCGGTGACGTCGCTGGCGCTTCTCCTCGCGCAGCCGGCCGCGGCGGAAACCGTCACGCTGGGCATCGGAACGCAGGACACCACAACCAACACGGTGACCGCCGGCGTCGTCATCCGCCAGCTCCATCTCCTCGAAAAATATCTGCCGAAAGACGGCAAATACGCCAACATCAAGTTCGAGCTGGAGTGGCAGAACTTCACCTCCGGCCCGCCCGTCACCAACGCGATGATGGCCAACAAGCTGCAGATCGGCATGATGGGCGACTATCCGCTGATCGTGAACGGCTTCACTTTTGACAGCAATCCCGAGAGCAAGAGCCGGCTGATCGGCATCGCCGCCTACAGCCTGTCGGGCTCCGGCAACGGCATCGTCGTTCACAAGGATTCGCCCTACTACGATCTCGCCGATCTCAAGGGCAAGCTCGTGAGCGTGCCGTTCGGCTCGGCCGCACACGGCATGGTGTTGAAGGCGATGCAGGACCGCGGCTATGCATCGGATTTCTTCCAGCTGGTGAGCCAGAGTCCGGAGGTCGGCTCGACCAATCTCCAGGAGAAGAAGATCGACGCGCATGCCGACTTCGTTCCGTTCGCCGAGTTGCTGCCGTTCCGCGGTTTTGCGCGAAAGATCTTCGACGGCGTCGAGACCAATCTCCCGACTTTCCACGGCATCGTGGTGCGAACCGATTTCGCCGAAAAATATCCCGAAGTCGTCGTCGCCTACTTCAAGGCGGTGATCGCCGCCAATCAATGGCTGCGCGACGATCCCAAGCTCGCCGCCGAGAAGATCCAGGAATGGACCGGCATCAGCAAGGAGGTCGTCTATATCTTTCTCGGCCCCAGCGGCAACATGACGACCGATCCCTCGATCAAGCCGGCGCTGATCGACGCTGCCACGGCCGACGTCAAGGTGCTGCAGAACCTCGGCCGGATGAAGGAGTTCGACCCGAAGAAATGGGTCGACGACAGCTACATCCGCAAAGCCTATGCCGAGATGAAGCTCGACTATGACGCGCAGCTTGCGAGCACCAAGAACTACGAGATCTCCGGCGACGATTCCTTCTGCAAGAAACCGATCGCCGATCCGCGCAAGGCCGGCGAGGTCTGGGTCGACGATTCAGGCATCGTGCCCTTCTCGTCAGCCAGCTGCACGCTCGGGGCCTATGCCGACTACAAAGCCAAGGGCAAGAAGATCAACGTCGCCTACGTTTTCGATACAACCCGCGGCATCAAGCTGTTCGCCGACCAGGCTTTCTTCGCGGTCGGCAATGGCGAGGTTGCGCCGTTCCTGTTGAAAAAGGACGCCGAAGCCTATGCCGCCAAGATCAGCGGCAAGGTGCTCGGCTTCGACGACGCGGTGAAGGCGGCGGTCGGCGGGGGTAAGACGTGA
- a CDS encoding ABC transporter permease, protein MPASTPPASPPSFGTLALRWYRLNRGGLRATAIGIISLVTFLLVWHLLTTYRVVFFVRFTNVPSPLAVYASFTKAIHDPKFLLHVLLSCRRIFFGFSLAAIVAVPLGLIMGRFKLIHEIIFPVAEVLRPIPAIAWVPMAIMLWPTNEQSIVYITFLGSFFPILVNTLHGMSLVDPVLVRAAQCLGARERSIFRDVYFPASLPHIFTGLTVGMGVAWVSLIAAEMISGQYGIGYFTWEAYSLVQYADIALGMIAIGVLGLGSSMLIRGAGQLVMPWRSR, encoded by the coding sequence ATGCCCGCCTCCACTCCACCTGCATCTCCACCCTCCTTCGGCACGCTCGCACTGCGCTGGTACCGGCTCAACCGCGGCGGGCTGCGTGCGACCGCGATTGGCATCATCTCCCTGGTCACCTTTCTGCTGGTCTGGCACCTGCTGACAACCTATCGCGTCGTGTTCTTCGTGCGCTTCACCAACGTGCCCTCACCGCTCGCCGTCTATGCGAGCTTCACCAAGGCGATCCACGATCCGAAATTCCTGCTGCACGTCCTCTTGAGCTGCCGTCGCATCTTCTTCGGTTTCTCGCTCGCGGCGATCGTCGCGGTGCCGCTCGGCCTGATCATGGGCCGCTTCAAGCTGATCCACGAGATCATCTTCCCAGTAGCGGAGGTGCTGCGGCCGATCCCGGCGATTGCCTGGGTGCCGATGGCCATCATGCTGTGGCCGACCAACGAGCAGAGCATCGTCTACATCACGTTCCTCGGATCGTTCTTCCCGATCCTGGTCAACACGCTGCACGGCATGTCGCTGGTCGATCCCGTGCTGGTGCGTGCCGCGCAATGTCTCGGCGCGCGGGAGCGCTCGATCTTCCGCGATGTGTATTTTCCGGCCTCGCTCCCGCACATCTTCACCGGCCTCACCGTCGGCATGGGCGTGGCCTGGGTGTCGCTGATCGCTGCCGAGATGATCTCCGGACAGTACGGCATCGGCTATTTCACCTGGGAGGCCTATTCGCTGGTCCAGTATGCCGACATCGCGCTCGGCATGATCGCGATCGGCGTGCTTGGCCTCGGATCGAGCATGTTGATCCGAGGCGCCGGACAATTGGTGATGCCGTGGAGGTCAAGATGA
- a CDS encoding ABC transporter ATP-binding protein, with translation MSEIVVKAPQGHIEVKNFSLSYDSIEGPVEAVADTQIHVKPGEFVSIVGPSGCGKSTLLNAVAGFLKPTTGIVTVDGEKVNGPSAERGMVFQQYSLFPWKTVRENVEFGLKMRGMPRSQRERAARTLLGLAGLEAFEKHYPEKLSGGMKQRVGIVRALATGPKVLLLDEPFGALDAQTRVIMQQILTNMWQRLKISVLFVTHDIDEAIFLSDRVYCMTARPGSIKAEIPIPLERPRQQSMMMSSEFLALRRGLMSLIREESIKAMGGELNDMGMQGLNIELHGHSLADVI, from the coding sequence ATGAGTGAGATCGTTGTCAAGGCACCGCAGGGCCATATCGAGGTCAAGAACTTCTCCCTCAGCTACGACAGCATCGAGGGGCCGGTCGAAGCCGTCGCCGATACGCAGATTCATGTGAAGCCTGGCGAGTTCGTCTCGATCGTCGGGCCCTCCGGCTGCGGAAAGTCGACGCTGCTCAACGCGGTTGCCGGCTTCCTCAAGCCGACCACGGGCATCGTCACCGTCGACGGCGAGAAGGTGAACGGCCCCAGCGCGGAGCGCGGCATGGTGTTTCAGCAATATTCGCTGTTTCCCTGGAAGACCGTGCGGGAGAACGTCGAGTTCGGCCTGAAGATGCGCGGCATGCCGCGCTCGCAGCGCGAGCGCGCCGCCCGCACGCTGCTGGGACTCGCGGGCCTCGAAGCCTTCGAAAAGCATTACCCCGAGAAACTCTCAGGTGGCATGAAGCAGCGCGTTGGCATCGTCCGCGCGCTCGCGACGGGACCCAAAGTGTTGCTGCTCGACGAACCCTTCGGCGCGCTCGACGCGCAGACCCGGGTCATCATGCAGCAGATCCTCACCAACATGTGGCAGCGGCTGAAGATCTCGGTGCTGTTCGTCACCCACGACATCGACGAGGCGATCTTCCTGTCCGACCGTGTCTACTGCATGACCGCACGCCCCGGCTCGATCAAGGCGGAGATTCCGATCCCGCTGGAGCGGCCGCGGCAGCAGTCGATGATGATGTCGTCGGAATTCCTGGCATTGCGCCGCGGACTGATGTCGCTGATCCGCGAGGAGAGCATCAAGGCGATGGGCGGCGAGCTCAACGACATGGGCATGCAGGGGCTGAACATCGAGCTGCACGGGCATTCGCTCGCGGATGTGATTTAG
- a CDS encoding YeiH family protein, which yields MSQNQASSPADAKRTTAISRIVALIPGILLCIAVAGVSALLERAELGIFEHPYVEALVMAILLGMAVRSFWKPAPRWQSGIAFSAKQLLEVAVMLLGASISFAAIAASGVALLASIAAVVVVALCVSFGISRLLGLSTRLSILIACGNSICGNSAIAAVAPIIGANNDEIASSISFTAILGVMMVLGLPLLIPLLQLSATQYGILAGLTVYAVPQVLAATVPAGLVSTQIGTLVKLMRVLMLGPVVVGLSLTASRWHSDAKKTNVGFFRLVPWFILGFLALATLRSLEIVPSTVIAPITRITGFLTVVSMAALGLGVDVKVLANVGGRVTAAVTLSLLLLLGISIALVHWFK from the coding sequence GTGTCGCAGAATCAAGCATCCAGCCCGGCCGACGCCAAGCGGACCACGGCCATCAGCCGCATCGTCGCGCTGATTCCCGGGATCCTCCTCTGCATCGCCGTGGCCGGCGTTTCGGCCCTGCTCGAACGGGCGGAATTGGGCATCTTCGAACATCCCTATGTCGAGGCGCTGGTGATGGCGATCTTGCTCGGCATGGCTGTGCGCAGCTTTTGGAAGCCCGCGCCGCGCTGGCAGTCCGGCATCGCCTTCAGCGCCAAGCAGCTGCTCGAAGTCGCCGTCATGCTGCTGGGGGCCTCGATCAGCTTCGCTGCTATCGCGGCGTCCGGCGTCGCGCTGTTGGCCTCGATCGCGGCCGTCGTTGTGGTCGCGCTCTGCGTTTCCTTCGGCATCAGCCGGCTGCTTGGTCTCTCGACGCGGCTCTCGATCCTGATCGCCTGCGGAAACTCGATCTGCGGCAATTCGGCGATTGCGGCGGTGGCGCCGATCATCGGCGCCAACAATGACGAGATCGCATCCTCCATCTCCTTCACCGCGATCCTCGGCGTGATGATGGTGCTCGGCCTGCCGCTGCTAATTCCGCTGCTGCAGCTATCGGCTACGCAATACGGCATCCTTGCAGGCCTCACTGTCTATGCCGTGCCGCAGGTGCTGGCTGCGACGGTGCCGGCGGGACTCGTCTCGACGCAGATCGGCACGCTCGTCAAGCTGATGCGCGTGCTGATGCTCGGGCCGGTGGTCGTCGGCCTCTCGCTGACGGCGTCGCGCTGGCACAGCGATGCCAAGAAGACCAATGTCGGCTTCTTCCGCCTGGTCCCGTGGTTCATCCTCGGCTTCCTTGCGCTGGCGACCTTGCGCTCGCTCGAGATCGTGCCGTCCACGGTGATTGCCCCGATCACGCGGATCACGGGTTTTCTCACGGTGGTATCGATGGCCGCGCTTGGCCTCGGCGTCGATGTGAAGGTGCTTGCCAATGTCGGGGGACGGGTGACGGCGGCCGTGACCTTGTCGCTACTGCTGCTGCTCGGCATTAGCATCGCGCTGGTGCACTGGTTCAAGTAA
- a CDS encoding 2-hydroxychromene-2-carboxylate isomerase codes for MPNPRVRVYTDYKSPYAFVANKRLFELQETHGVELEWLPYTLRVAEFMGTVEERTPHFWRKVRYAYMDARRYANAQGLVMKGPRRIYDAFYSSVGMLFAQQHRFFRPYHDTVFRRFWSHELEIDDLAAITDVITSCGGSASEFEAYVHGPARAEHDRIIDDAEVLGVFGVPTMVFNGELFWGGDRIDMLIERIEKPGTIEAALGSRHRKPA; via the coding sequence ATGCCAAACCCCCGCGTGCGCGTCTACACCGACTATAAGAGCCCCTACGCGTTCGTGGCCAACAAGCGCCTATTCGAACTGCAGGAGACGCACGGCGTCGAGCTCGAATGGCTGCCCTATACGCTGCGCGTTGCCGAATTCATGGGGACCGTGGAAGAGCGCACGCCGCATTTCTGGCGCAAGGTGCGCTACGCCTATATGGACGCCCGGCGCTATGCCAATGCGCAAGGGCTCGTCATGAAAGGGCCTAGGCGGATCTACGACGCGTTCTATTCCAGCGTCGGCATGCTGTTCGCCCAACAGCACCGCTTCTTCCGTCCGTATCACGACACGGTGTTTCGTCGGTTCTGGAGCCATGAGCTCGAGATCGACGATCTCGCCGCAATCACGGACGTCATCACGTCCTGCGGTGGCTCGGCCAGCGAGTTCGAAGCCTACGTCCATGGCCCCGCACGCGCCGAGCATGACCGCATCATCGACGACGCCGAAGTGCTCGGCGTGTTCGGCGTGCCGACCATGGTGTTCAACGGCGAGCTGTTTTGGGGCGGCGACCGCATCGACATGTTGATCGAACGCATCGAGAAGCCCGGGACGATCGAGGCAGCTCTCGGCAGCCGCCATCGCAAGCCGGCATGA
- a CDS encoding Lrp/AsnC family transcriptional regulator encodes MALDRKDLAILAELTTNARASHTELAHKVGLSSTALARRQKALQDDGYIQGYQATLDLAQFGLTTTVLVRIALESQSDEALKAFEAEVVKCPSVVRCFLMSGTDDYILIVLARDIQDFERIHRMELSRLPRVARVQSSFALREVVDRAVPNVVFGEAKR; translated from the coding sequence TTGGCCCTCGACAGGAAAGATCTCGCCATCCTCGCGGAGCTCACGACCAACGCGCGGGCCAGTCACACCGAGCTCGCGCACAAGGTCGGGCTATCAAGCACCGCGCTCGCGCGGCGGCAGAAGGCGCTGCAAGACGACGGCTATATCCAGGGCTATCAGGCCACGCTCGACCTCGCGCAGTTCGGCCTCACCACCACGGTGCTGGTCCGTATCGCGCTGGAAAGCCAGAGCGATGAGGCGCTGAAGGCGTTCGAGGCGGAGGTGGTGAAATGCCCGTCCGTCGTGCGCTGCTTCCTGATGTCGGGGACCGACGACTACATCCTGATCGTGCTCGCCCGCGATATCCAGGATTTCGAGCGCATCCACCGCATGGAGCTGTCGCGCCTGCCGCGCGTCGCGAGGGTACAATCGAGCTTCGCGCTGCGCGAAGTTGTCGACCGCGCCGTGCCGAATGTGGTGTTCGGCGAAGCAAAGCGCTGA
- a CDS encoding (2Fe-2S)-binding protein, with the protein MGDVTHQISERIPIHLVVNGVSHTLDLVPWTTLLDALRDHLALSGTKKGCDHGQCGACTVLVDGRRVNSCLTLAVMKDGAEITTVEGLAKDGALHPLQQAFIDHDAFQCGYCTPGQICSAAGLLAEGRAKDTDEIRELMSGNLCRCGAYPNIVAAIQQAMGQP; encoded by the coding sequence ATGGGCGATGTCACGCATCAGATTTCCGAACGCATTCCGATCCATCTTGTCGTCAACGGCGTCAGTCACACGCTCGATCTCGTGCCATGGACCACATTGCTCGATGCCTTGCGGGACCATCTTGCACTGAGCGGCACCAAGAAGGGCTGCGACCATGGTCAGTGCGGCGCCTGCACGGTGCTGGTGGACGGCCGGCGCGTCAATTCCTGTCTCACGCTCGCCGTCATGAAGGACGGCGCGGAGATCACGACTGTCGAAGGTCTTGCCAAGGATGGCGCGCTGCATCCCCTGCAACAGGCGTTCATCGACCATGACGCCTTCCAGTGCGGCTATTGCACGCCGGGACAGATATGCTCGGCGGCCGGACTGCTCGCCGAAGGCCGTGCCAAAGATACCGACGAGATCCGGGAGCTGATGAGCGGAAACCTTTGCCGCTGCGGCGCCTATCCAAACATCGTCGCCGCCATCCAGCAGGCAATGGGCCAGCCATGA
- a CDS encoding xanthine dehydrogenase family protein subunit M: MNNFQYARATDVADAIRLLAAGPGAKLIAGGTNLIDLMKENVERPSRLIDISRLPLRKVEETPDGSLRIGALVPNSDLAYHPLIEQRYPLLASAILAGASAQLRNMASVGGNLMQRTRCAYFYDTATPCNKRHPGSGCSAMDGLNRNHAILGTSAACIATNPSDMSVALAALDALVHIAGPSGERTIALTDLHRLPGDKPHVDTNLGTGEIITGIELPPRGFAQNYSYLKIRDRMSYAFALVSVAAALELEGNAISGARVAIGGVAHKPWRSVEVEAALRGQAATPDHFLHAADLLLQGATARSHNGFKVELARRAIVRALTQAANATPQSQAHKKIA; the protein is encoded by the coding sequence ATGAACAACTTCCAGTACGCTCGAGCCACTGATGTCGCCGACGCCATCCGCTTGCTCGCCGCCGGTCCCGGCGCCAAACTGATTGCCGGCGGCACCAATCTGATCGACCTGATGAAAGAGAATGTCGAGCGCCCCTCCCGGCTGATCGACATTTCCCGCCTGCCGCTCCGCAAGGTCGAAGAGACGCCCGACGGGTCCTTGCGCATCGGCGCCTTGGTGCCGAACTCGGACCTCGCCTATCATCCATTGATCGAGCAGCGCTATCCGCTGCTCGCCAGCGCCATCCTCGCCGGCGCCTCGGCGCAATTGCGCAACATGGCCTCCGTTGGCGGCAATCTGATGCAGCGAACGCGCTGCGCTTATTTCTATGACACGGCCACGCCCTGCAACAAGCGACATCCCGGCAGCGGCTGCTCGGCGATGGACGGGCTGAACCGCAACCATGCCATCCTGGGCACGAGCGCCGCCTGCATCGCGACCAATCCATCGGACATGAGCGTGGCGCTCGCCGCGCTCGATGCGCTCGTGCACATCGCGGGTCCCTCCGGCGAACGCACCATCGCGCTGACCGATCTCCATCGGCTGCCCGGCGACAAGCCTCATGTCGATACCAATCTCGGCACCGGCGAGATCATCACCGGGATTGAGCTTCCGCCGCGCGGCTTTGCTCAAAACTACAGTTATCTGAAAATTCGGGACCGGATGTCTTATGCCTTTGCTCTGGTCTCGGTTGCCGCCGCGCTTGAGTTGGAGGGCAACGCGATCAGCGGGGCACGCGTGGCGATCGGCGGCGTGGCGCACAAGCCCTGGCGCAGCGTTGAAGTCGAAGCGGCGTTGCGCGGCCAGGCCGCGACGCCCGATCACTTCTTGCACGCCGCGGATCTCTTGCTCCAGGGAGCAACGGCCCGCTCACATAACGGCTTCAAGGTCGAGCTCGCACGCCGCGCCATCGTGCGCGCACTGACGCAGGCGGCGAATGCCACGCCGCAATCCCAGGCCCACAAGAAGATCGCGTGA
- a CDS encoding xanthine dehydrogenase family protein molybdopterin-binding subunit, with product MNAYVGTATSRVDGRAKVTGAAKYASEFPADRLLHGFVVEATIPCGRIARLDTSAALQIEGVLNVLTHANRPSLADKDEAWKDEVAPEEGSPFRPLYDDKIKFNGQPIALVVAEDWETAKFAATLVRVEYEQHGFATDLEGERSNAAEKNEPHKPRGDAAAALAGADVRHEADYVIPTEHHNPMELYATTAVWDSNGKLTIYDKTQGVQNVHKFLCSVFDKKPDDIRVVSPYVGGAFGSGLRPQYQVVLATLGALALKRSVRVVLTRQQMYGLGYRPMTIERVGLGARSDGALDAVTHEAIAVTSRYEDFARNDTGWAEQLYKSPNSRFSHKLVHLDVSTPSDMRAPGAASGVCALECAMDELAVALKLDPIELRLKCYSDRDQSENLPYTSKQLRECYARGADAFGWSRRNPAPRSMRDGKDLIGWGMATGVWEALQMPVAVRIVLTSNGHAEVSCAASDIGTGTYTIVAQVAADALGLPIENISVRLADSSLPQAPVEGGSWMAASSAHAVLAAAEEVRKELLRLAGKMPGSPLAGAELADTVLTDGSIASASNNSRAVSIADAMRHGGVERIEKEKLNQFGEDKKHARNTHSAVFAEVKVDEELNVIRVTRVVSAVAAGRILNTKTGRSQIMGGVVWGIGMALHEETVMDHRFGRIMNANIAEYHIPVNADVHDIDVIFVDEPDAHINALGIKGLGEIGIVGVPAAIANAVYHATGKRIRRFPITLDKLLD from the coding sequence ATGAACGCTTATGTCGGAACGGCAACGTCGCGTGTCGACGGCCGGGCCAAGGTCACCGGGGCCGCCAAATACGCCAGCGAATTTCCGGCCGACAGGCTCCTCCATGGCTTCGTCGTCGAGGCCACCATTCCATGCGGGCGCATTGCCCGCCTCGACACCAGTGCGGCGCTGCAGATCGAGGGCGTGCTCAACGTGCTCACGCATGCGAACCGTCCGTCGCTGGCCGACAAGGACGAGGCGTGGAAGGACGAGGTGGCGCCCGAGGAAGGCTCGCCTTTCCGTCCGCTTTATGATGACAAGATCAAGTTCAATGGCCAGCCGATCGCACTTGTCGTCGCAGAGGACTGGGAAACCGCGAAATTCGCCGCGACGCTCGTGCGGGTCGAATATGAGCAGCATGGTTTTGCAACCGACCTCGAAGGCGAACGCAGCAACGCCGCCGAGAAGAACGAGCCGCATAAACCGCGGGGCGACGCCGCAGCCGCCCTTGCGGGAGCTGATGTGCGCCACGAGGCGGACTACGTGATACCGACCGAGCATCACAACCCGATGGAGCTCTATGCGACCACGGCGGTCTGGGACAGCAATGGCAAGCTCACGATCTACGACAAGACCCAAGGCGTCCAGAACGTCCACAAATTTCTCTGCAGCGTGTTCGACAAGAAGCCGGACGACATTCGCGTGGTCTCGCCGTACGTCGGCGGCGCCTTCGGCTCCGGCTTGCGGCCGCAATATCAGGTGGTGTTGGCAACACTCGGCGCGCTCGCGCTGAAGCGGTCCGTTCGCGTCGTACTGACGCGGCAGCAGATGTACGGGCTCGGCTACCGGCCGATGACCATCGAGCGCGTCGGGCTCGGCGCAAGATCCGATGGCGCCCTCGACGCGGTCACGCACGAGGCCATTGCCGTCACCTCGCGCTATGAGGATTTTGCCCGCAACGATACCGGCTGGGCCGAACAGCTCTACAAGAGCCCGAACAGCCGCTTCTCCCACAAGCTGGTGCACCTTGACGTCTCCACCCCCAGCGACATGCGCGCACCGGGCGCTGCGTCGGGCGTCTGCGCGCTGGAATGCGCGATGGACGAGCTCGCCGTCGCACTCAAGCTCGACCCGATCGAATTGCGGCTGAAGTGCTACTCGGATCGCGACCAGAGCGAAAACCTGCCCTACACCAGCAAGCAGTTGCGCGAATGCTACGCGCGCGGCGCGGACGCCTTCGGCTGGAGCAGACGCAATCCTGCGCCGCGCTCGATGCGCGACGGCAAGGATCTGATCGGCTGGGGCATGGCGACGGGTGTGTGGGAAGCACTGCAGATGCCGGTCGCCGTCCGTATCGTGCTGACGTCGAACGGACATGCCGAGGTGTCCTGCGCCGCATCCGACATCGGCACCGGCACCTACACCATTGTGGCTCAGGTCGCAGCCGATGCGCTCGGCCTGCCGATTGAGAACATCAGCGTCCGGCTCGCAGATTCCAGTCTGCCGCAGGCGCCTGTGGAGGGCGGCTCCTGGATGGCCGCTTCGAGCGCGCATGCGGTGCTCGCAGCCGCCGAGGAAGTGCGCAAGGAACTGTTACGCCTGGCCGGGAAGATGCCAGGCTCGCCGCTCGCCGGCGCCGAGCTAGCCGATACGGTGCTGACCGACGGCAGCATTGCCAGCGCCAGCAACAACAGCCGCGCGGTCTCGATCGCCGACGCGATGCGTCACGGCGGCGTCGAACGCATCGAGAAGGAAAAGCTCAATCAATTCGGCGAGGACAAGAAGCACGCGCGTAACACCCACTCGGCCGTCTTCGCCGAGGTCAAGGTGGACGAAGAGCTAAACGTCATTCGCGTGACGCGGGTCGTGAGCGCCGTCGCGGCCGGGCGGATTCTCAACACCAAGACAGGCCGCAGCCAGATCATGGGCGGCGTGGTCTGGGGGATTGGGATGGCCCTGCACGAGGAGACGGTGATGGATCACCGCTTCGGGCGGATCATGAACGCGAACATCGCCGAGTACCACATTCCCGTGAATGCCGATGTTCACGACATCGACGTGATCTTCGTCGACGAGCCGGACGCGCACATCAACGCGCTCGGCATCAAGGGGCTGGGCGAGATCGGCATCGTCGGCGTTCCCGCCGCGATCGCGAACGCCGTCTATCACGCCACCGGCAAACGCATCCGTCGATTTCCGATCACACTGGACAAGCTGCTCGACTGA
- a CDS encoding thiamine pyrophosphate-binding protein yields MPIAEQQTSSEAAQTSSDKSWHGIILQTLKRNEISLVPYVPDRVLTPLIKNLHADQFFTTFATAREEEAVGIVSGAWMGGRRGAVLMQTSGFATLANVLASLAVPYQIPLIMFVSERGTLGEFNYGQSLVCRTMRPVLDSLALEHHTITRLDELEFIADRSIKQAITTQAPVALILNPLLTGGKVFDK; encoded by the coding sequence ATGCCGATTGCGGAGCAACAAACCTCGTCCGAGGCGGCACAGACCTCCAGTGACAAGAGCTGGCACGGCATCATCCTGCAAACCCTAAAGCGGAATGAGATCAGCCTCGTCCCTTACGTGCCCGACCGCGTGCTGACGCCGCTGATCAAGAACCTGCACGCCGATCAGTTCTTCACCACCTTTGCCACCGCCCGCGAGGAGGAGGCCGTCGGCATCGTCTCGGGCGCCTGGATGGGCGGACGGCGCGGTGCGGTGCTGATGCAGACCTCAGGCTTTGCGACGCTCGCCAACGTGCTGGCCTCGCTCGCGGTGCCCTACCAGATTCCGCTTATCATGTTCGTGTCCGAGCGCGGCACGCTCGGCGAGTTCAACTACGGCCAGTCACTGGTCTGCCGCACCATGCGTCCGGTGCTGGATTCGCTGGCGCTGGAGCATCACACCATCACCCGGCTCGACGAGCTCGAATTCATTGCCGACCGTTCGATCAAGCAGGCCATCACGACGCAGGCGCCAGTCGCGCTGATCCTCAACCCGCTGCTCACGGGCGGCAAGGTGTTCGACAAGTGA
- a CDS encoding thiamine pyrophosphate-dependent enzyme, protein MNTDVRNTKVMNRFDVTSRLIAKLEHEEAVIGGIGNTNFDLWAAGHRAQNFYMLGSMGLAFPIALGVALAQPDRRVFALEGDGSLLMQLGALSTIAALKPKNLIMIVMDNGIYQITGAQPTPAANVADIVAIATGSGLANSAWAADEADFERLVEEAMSAGEPSLIAVRIDDKPGVGATRRDPVQIRERFMHGLGVREPL, encoded by the coding sequence ATGAATACAGACGTGCGCAACACCAAAGTGATGAACCGCTTCGACGTCACCTCGCGCCTGATCGCGAAACTCGAGCACGAGGAAGCCGTGATCGGCGGCATCGGCAACACCAATTTCGACCTCTGGGCCGCCGGCCACCGTGCGCAAAATTTCTACATGCTCGGCAGCATGGGGCTCGCCTTCCCGATCGCGCTGGGCGTGGCGCTGGCGCAGCCGGACCGGCGCGTCTTTGCGCTCGAAGGCGACGGCTCGCTGCTGATGCAGCTCGGCGCACTCTCGACGATCGCGGCGTTGAAGCCGAAGAACCTCATCATGATCGTGATGGACAACGGCATCTACCAGATCACGGGCGCGCAGCCGACACCGGCCGCGAACGTGGCTGACATCGTCGCCATCGCAACCGGCTCCGGGCTTGCCAACAGCGCCTGGGCCGCGGACGAGGCGGATTTCGAGCGTCTGGTCGAGGAAGCCATGTCGGCCGGCGAGCCCAGCCTGATCGCCGTCCGCATCGATGACAAGCCCGGCGTCGGCGCCACCCGACGCGATCCCGTACAAATCCGGGAACGCTTCATGCACGGCCTTGGCGTGCGCGAGCCACTTTAA
- a CDS encoding VanZ family protein, which translates to MSILLRSSAWLLAAAIAFATLGPPGLRPHSDLGQDGEHALAFVLVGVAFGLAYPRRRLSATAIAVVLIGLLELMQFWAPGRHARLEDFLVDAGTTCIGFALAAIADWAMTRFRANSALTSQGPAE; encoded by the coding sequence ATGTCCATTTTGCTTCGCTCCTCTGCCTGGCTGCTTGCCGCCGCCATCGCCTTTGCAACCCTCGGCCCGCCAGGCCTACGGCCCCATTCCGACCTTGGCCAGGACGGCGAACATGCCCTTGCCTTCGTCCTGGTGGGAGTAGCCTTCGGCCTCGCCTATCCGCGCCGCCGCCTGTCGGCCACAGCGATCGCCGTGGTGCTGATCGGCCTGCTGGAACTGATGCAATTCTGGGCACCGGGACGGCATGCGCGGCTGGAGGACTTTCTGGTCGATGCCGGCACCACCTGCATCGGTTTCGCGCTGGCGGCCATCGCCGATTGGGCCATGACGCGGTTTCGCGCAAATTCGGCCCTGACGAGTCAAGGCCCCGCGGAGTGA